The Thioalkalivibrio sulfidiphilus HL-EbGr7 genome includes a window with the following:
- a CDS encoding glycosyltransferase family 39 protein, which translates to MTDRTSGDVALQGLSERWLAVLLCVAVFSAFFFNMHGFPLFDLDEGAFSEATRDMLARGDFIATYLYGEPRYDKPILIYWLQAASVTLFGLNEFALRLPSALAAAAWMLAVYAFTARVTDRRTGLVAAIIGATIFEVSVIGKAAIADALLNLLIAASMFAIYLHYREGGRRWVYAAFLLMGLGFLTKGPVAVAIPFAASLIFFALKGRFRDWLRAVFNPVGIILFLIVVLPWYGAVTLREGPGFILGFLLEHNLGRFQQPMEGHSGPIYYYIPVLLIGLLPWTTVLVAALWWAARRARGDDLQLFLLIWFVLVFVLFSLAGTKLPHYILYGVTPLFVLMALHLERLNLKGLGVGMLAVLPALLFFALMLAFPSIVEIAAAQVRDPFTAALLSDVDRHFGLLWYGVFGVALAVSLWALFASRVHLAWRLGLLGVLVTASVAGLLLPTVAAVQQGPIRDAALVARERPETVVMVGLNNPSFNVYARRHVERRDPQPGEVAVTRITSLHRLPEHEVLFERNGVLLVKVVD; encoded by the coding sequence ATGACTGACAGAACTTCCGGCGATGTGGCCCTGCAGGGGCTTTCCGAGCGCTGGCTCGCGGTGCTGCTGTGTGTGGCGGTGTTCTCCGCCTTCTTCTTCAACATGCACGGCTTCCCGCTGTTCGACCTGGATGAAGGGGCCTTCAGCGAGGCGACCCGTGACATGCTGGCGCGGGGTGACTTCATCGCCACCTATCTCTATGGCGAGCCCCGCTATGATAAGCCCATCCTCATTTACTGGCTACAGGCCGCCTCGGTCACCCTGTTCGGGCTGAACGAGTTTGCCCTGCGTCTGCCCTCGGCCCTGGCGGCCGCCGCGTGGATGCTCGCGGTGTACGCCTTCACCGCCCGGGTCACGGACCGGCGCACCGGGCTTGTCGCCGCGATTATCGGTGCCACGATCTTCGAGGTGAGCGTGATCGGCAAGGCGGCCATCGCCGATGCCCTGCTCAACCTGCTCATCGCCGCCAGCATGTTCGCCATCTACCTGCATTACCGGGAAGGCGGCCGGCGCTGGGTGTATGCCGCGTTCCTGCTCATGGGCCTGGGATTCCTCACCAAGGGACCGGTGGCGGTGGCCATCCCGTTTGCCGCGAGCCTGATCTTCTTTGCCCTCAAGGGACGCTTCCGCGACTGGCTGCGCGCGGTGTTCAATCCCGTGGGCATCATCCTGTTCCTGATCGTGGTGCTGCCCTGGTACGGGGCGGTGACGCTGCGCGAAGGACCCGGGTTCATCCTGGGCTTCCTGCTGGAACACAACCTGGGCCGTTTCCAGCAGCCCATGGAGGGACACAGCGGACCGATCTACTACTACATCCCCGTGCTGCTCATTGGCCTGTTGCCCTGGACCACGGTGCTGGTGGCGGCCTTGTGGTGGGCCGCGCGCCGGGCACGTGGCGATGACCTGCAGCTGTTCCTGCTCATCTGGTTCGTGCTGGTGTTCGTGCTGTTCTCCCTGGCCGGCACCAAGCTGCCCCATTACATCCTCTATGGCGTGACGCCGCTGTTCGTGCTGATGGCCCTGCACCTGGAGCGTCTGAACCTCAAGGGACTGGGCGTCGGCATGCTCGCCGTTCTGCCGGCGCTGCTGTTCTTCGCCCTCATGCTGGCCTTTCCGAGCATCGTCGAGATCGCGGCAGCACAGGTCAGGGATCCCTTCACCGCCGCGCTTCTGAGCGACGTGGACCGGCATTTCGGCCTGCTGTGGTACGGCGTGTTCGGCGTCGCCCTGGCGGTCAGCCTGTGGGCGCTGTTCGCGAGCCGCGTGCACCTGGCCTGGCGCCTCGGCCTGCTGGGCGTGCTGGTGACGGCCTCCGTGGCCGGCCTGTTGCTGCCTACGGTGGCGGCGGTTCAGCAGGGCCCCATCCGCGACGCGGCCCTGGTGGCCCGGGAACGACCCGAGACGGTGGTGATGGTGGGACTCAACAACCCGAGCTTCAACGTCTACGCCCGGCGTCACGTGGAGCGCCGGGATCCGCAACCCGGCGAGGTGGCGGTGACACGGATCACCTCGCTGCATCGTCTGCCCGAGCACGAGGTGCTTTTCGAGCGTAATGGCGTGCTGTTGGTGAAGGTGGTTGATTAG
- a CDS encoding lysylphosphatidylglycerol synthase transmembrane domain-containing protein: protein MMSMIRPKTLLAILILVAFVVFVEWYFGWAPLLAPWREIPLPGVLGALVLAFLTYWLRALRVYDYYRARMRGRFPACLRLTLTHNLLNNLLPMRTGELSFPVLMARDFGVPALHSVPVLLWFRLMDLHTLALFALLALGSHLLGPAVAVPLAAAWLLTLVFAQRLAPALRDRLGAPGDDGLRGKLYRVLDALPGSAGDFWRAWAWTFANWLLKLAVFVWVLGLFLEAPLAAAWLAVIAGDLTSVLPVHGVAGAGTYEAGVVAALLPFGVSGEAALAGAVNLHLFLLGSTLLGGLLVPLLPGRRVDRQTR, encoded by the coding sequence ATGATGTCCATGATCCGGCCCAAGACTCTGCTGGCGATCCTGATCCTCGTCGCCTTCGTGGTGTTCGTGGAATGGTACTTCGGCTGGGCGCCGCTGCTCGCCCCCTGGCGTGAGATCCCGCTCCCGGGCGTGCTCGGCGCGCTGGTCCTGGCCTTCCTCACATACTGGCTGCGCGCGCTGCGTGTCTACGACTACTACCGGGCGCGGATGCGCGGCCGCTTCCCGGCCTGCCTGCGCCTGACGCTGACCCACAACCTGCTCAACAACCTGCTGCCCATGCGCACCGGCGAGCTGAGCTTCCCGGTGCTCATGGCCCGGGACTTCGGCGTGCCGGCCCTGCACTCCGTGCCGGTGCTGCTGTGGTTCCGGCTCATGGACCTGCACACCCTCGCGCTGTTTGCCCTGCTGGCCCTGGGCAGTCACCTGCTCGGTCCCGCCGTGGCGGTCCCGCTGGCCGCCGCCTGGCTGCTGACGCTGGTGTTCGCGCAACGACTGGCGCCCGCTTTGCGGGATCGGCTGGGCGCGCCCGGAGATGACGGGCTGCGCGGCAAGCTCTACCGGGTGCTGGACGCCCTGCCGGGCAGCGCCGGGGACTTCTGGCGCGCCTGGGCCTGGACCTTCGCCAACTGGCTGCTCAAGCTCGCGGTATTCGTCTGGGTGCTGGGCCTGTTTCTGGAAGCGCCGCTGGCCGCCGCCTGGCTGGCGGTGATCGCCGGCGACCTGACCAGCGTGCTGCCCGTGCATGGCGTGGCCGGTGCGGGCACCTACGAGGCGGGCGTGGTGGCCGCCCTGCTGCCCTTTGGCGTCAGTGGCGAGGCGGCGCTCGCGGGCGCCGTGAACCTGCACCTGTTCCTGCTCGGCTCAACCCTGCTGGGCGGTCTGCTCGTGCCCCTGCTGCCGGGCAGGCGCGTGGACCGCCAGACGCGTTAG
- a CDS encoding glycosyltransferase family 2 protein — protein sequence MIDTSLPDTTEPLTLSLVVPMYNEEDNVAPFVERVHEVLSGYAYPWELVLVDDGSADNTNERMRAQRKQFGHHVRILTLQRNFGQTAAMQAGIDIARGSVIALMDGDLQNDPADIPGMVQRLVDEDLDMVAGWRKNRQDDLWRRKIPSRIANKLIRSITGVNLHDYGCSLKVFRAHILKGVRLYGEMHRFIPAWFATQTSPKRIREHVVQHHARTRGASKYGISRTFRVILDLLAVYFFMRFKARPGHFFGSIGLVFGGLGAVILGYLLMLKVFWDADIGTRPLLFVGVMCVLVSVQLLTTGVLSELTARTYFESGQQRSYVVRSSVHEQAGETDWHHGRG from the coding sequence ATGATCGACACCTCCCTCCCGGACACCACCGAGCCCCTCACCCTGTCGCTGGTGGTGCCCATGTACAACGAGGAAGACAACGTCGCGCCCTTCGTGGAACGGGTCCACGAGGTACTGTCCGGGTACGCCTATCCCTGGGAGCTGGTGCTGGTGGACGACGGCAGCGCCGACAACACCAACGAGCGCATGCGCGCCCAGCGCAAGCAGTTCGGACACCACGTGCGCATCCTCACCCTGCAACGCAACTTCGGCCAGACCGCCGCCATGCAGGCGGGGATCGACATCGCCCGGGGCAGCGTGATCGCCCTCATGGACGGCGACCTTCAGAACGACCCGGCCGACATCCCCGGCATGGTGCAGCGCCTGGTGGACGAGGACCTGGACATGGTGGCCGGCTGGCGCAAGAACCGCCAGGACGACCTGTGGCGGCGCAAGATCCCCTCGCGCATCGCCAACAAGCTGATCCGCTCCATCACCGGCGTGAACCTGCACGACTACGGCTGCAGCCTGAAGGTATTCCGCGCCCACATCCTCAAGGGCGTGCGCCTGTACGGCGAGATGCACCGCTTCATCCCCGCCTGGTTCGCCACCCAGACCTCGCCGAAACGCATCCGCGAACACGTGGTGCAGCACCATGCCCGCACCCGGGGCGCCTCCAAGTACGGCATTTCCCGTACCTTCCGGGTGATCCTGGACCTGCTGGCGGTGTACTTCTTCATGCGCTTCAAGGCCCGCCCCGGCCACTTCTTCGGCTCCATCGGCCTGGTGTTCGGCGGCCTGGGCGCCGTGATCCTGGGCTACCTGCTCATGCTCAAGGTGTTCTGGGACGCGGACATCGGCACCCGCCCGCTGCTGTTCGTCGGCGTGATGTGCGTACTGGTCTCGGTACAGTTACTCACCACCGGCGTACTGAGCGAACTGACCGCCCGCACCTATTTCGAATCGGGGCAGCAACGCTCCTACGTGGTGCGCTCCAGCGTGCACGAACAGGCCGGCGAGACCGACTGGCATCACGGACGTGGCTGA
- a CDS encoding glycosyltransferase family 39 protein, with protein sequence MAEALSAQDARRYWLAALAVTALYTLYRLVLLANFPYDLYGDEAQYWTWAQAPDWGYYSKPPVIAWLITLTTAPCGDSLFCIKLASPLLHAATALILFALTRRLFDARAAFWVAALYGLMPAISLSTMIISTDAPLLFFWALGIYALVRALDEGHWRWWLLTGLALGLGMLSKYNMVIFVLSGLVFVLATPRHRHWITSPRPWAAALLAFLVYLPNLLWNAATGFVSYQHTQEISQVDRARWSLDGLGDFIGSQFGVFGPILFAVLLFLLLRRLPALWRDEKTRLLLAFVLPWLLIVSFISLASRVHANWSAPIYLTALMLVVVWLLGRGRLGRVLLGATVAIHLLFAGVIYHYDTVLRAAGIELTARTDPYKRVRGWSELGQAITHVQDLHPDATLMTGDRMLTAQLMYYVQPRMQTVVKWNPDGLIRDHYDMTTSLEGRQGDDFLLLHAPGDLSPSIAAHFEHHQRVARIRIPVHPDWGHHFDVYLLQGYRGTVTP encoded by the coding sequence GTGGCTGAGGCCCTGTCGGCACAGGACGCGCGCCGCTACTGGCTGGCGGCGCTCGCGGTCACGGCGCTCTATACCCTGTATCGCCTGGTCCTGCTGGCGAACTTCCCCTACGACCTCTACGGCGACGAGGCCCAGTACTGGACCTGGGCCCAGGCCCCCGACTGGGGCTATTACTCCAAGCCGCCGGTGATCGCCTGGCTGATCACCCTGACCACCGCCCCCTGCGGCGACAGCCTGTTCTGCATCAAGCTCGCCTCGCCCCTGCTGCACGCGGCCACGGCACTCATTCTGTTCGCCCTCACCCGGCGCCTGTTCGACGCCCGGGCGGCCTTCTGGGTGGCGGCCCTGTACGGCCTGATGCCCGCCATCTCCCTGTCCACCATGATCATCAGCACCGATGCCCCGCTGCTGTTCTTCTGGGCACTCGGGATCTACGCACTGGTGCGCGCCCTGGACGAGGGTCACTGGCGCTGGTGGCTGCTCACCGGCCTGGCCCTGGGGCTGGGCATGCTCAGCAAGTACAACATGGTGATCTTCGTCCTCTCAGGCCTGGTGTTCGTGCTCGCCACACCACGGCACCGGCACTGGATCACCTCGCCACGCCCCTGGGCTGCGGCGCTACTCGCCTTCCTCGTCTATCTACCCAACCTGCTGTGGAACGCGGCCACCGGCTTTGTCAGCTACCAGCACACCCAGGAGATCTCCCAGGTGGACCGTGCCCGCTGGTCCCTCGACGGCCTGGGTGATTTCATCGGCTCCCAGTTCGGCGTGTTCGGCCCGATCCTGTTCGCCGTGCTGCTGTTCCTGCTGCTGCGCAGGCTGCCTGCCCTGTGGCGGGACGAGAAGACCCGCCTGCTGCTCGCCTTCGTGCTCCCCTGGCTGCTGATCGTGTCCTTCATCAGCCTGGCCTCCCGGGTGCACGCCAACTGGTCGGCGCCCATCTACCTCACGGCACTCATGCTGGTGGTGGTCTGGCTGCTTGGGCGCGGCCGGCTGGGCCGCGTGCTGCTGGGCGCCACCGTGGCCATCCACCTGCTGTTCGCCGGCGTGATCTACCACTACGACACGGTGCTGCGCGCCGCCGGCATCGAACTGACCGCGCGCACCGACCCCTACAAGCGGGTGCGTGGCTGGTCCGAACTGGGCCAGGCCATCACCCACGTACAGGACCTGCACCCGGATGCCACCCTGATGACCGGCGATCGCATGCTCACGGCACAGCTCATGTATTACGTGCAGCCGCGCATGCAGACGGTGGTGAAGTGGAACCCCGACGGCCTGATCCGCGACCATTACGACATGACCACCAGCCTTGAGGGCCGGCAGGGCGATGACTTCCTGTTGCTGCACGCGCCCGGCGACCTGTCGCCGTCCATCGCGGCCCACTTTGAACACCACCAGCGCGTGGCCCGCATCCGCATCCCGGTGCACCCGGACTGGGGGCACCATTTCGACGTCTACCTGCTGCAGGGCTATCGCGGCACGGTCACACCCTGA
- a CDS encoding c-type cytochrome has product MFKRRHLPLWLTPPALLATWLVAFNVPAGNMITPAHADEMTPAQLFNIHCAACHSIELPQTQRLGRNDWNWVMDDMVKYGMTWLTPEQREKIVDHLVENYGPDAPR; this is encoded by the coding sequence ATGTTCAAGCGACGCCATCTCCCCCTGTGGCTAACCCCCCCGGCACTTCTGGCCACTTGGCTGGTGGCCTTCAACGTGCCTGCGGGGAACATGATCACCCCGGCCCATGCCGATGAAATGACGCCTGCGCAGTTGTTCAATATCCACTGCGCCGCCTGCCATTCCATCGAACTGCCCCAGACCCAGCGGCTTGGCCGCAATGACTGGAACTGGGTGATGGACGACATGGTCAAGTACGGCATGACCTGGCTTACGCCCGAGCAGCGCGAGAAGATCGTGGATCATCTGGTGGAGAACTACGGACCGGACGCCCCGCGCTGA
- a CDS encoding sulfite oxidase codes for MKKTDQGTWEWLRSYTRDHGASPQDMQIFDEVSSRRQFFGQVGKGGAALALLGFGAGTEAAMQGLFGRGMIPAAWASEPVEITDEQAKHMLAESGKEGLIVYNQRPMNAETPVHLMKDAVTPAKYHFIRNNDLISERAMRKDPQGYKLEIEGEVNKKVSFSLDQLQRMKTVTYRAPIECGGNGRAHFDPPVRGNQWRYGAIGNSEWTGVPLADLLKEAGLKSSAVYTGHYGEEPVLGDRPPFSRGIPIDKAMEKHTIVAFKMNGQDIPAAHGYPVRLVVPGWYGSASHKWLSKIVIRDVEHDGRGMTGFSYRMPKYPVKPGERPPEEDMVVGGPWVVKSLITGPSADSEFKVGQTIKVTGHAWAGENEVKELWVSTDFGLNWTKAKLGKPHNKYSWQQWEHDLKFAGRGYYEIWARAVDDKGNTQPIVQPWNPRGYEGNMVHRVPVMIQPA; via the coding sequence ATGAAGAAAACGGATCAAGGTACCTGGGAATGGCTGCGGAGCTACACCCGCGACCACGGCGCGAGCCCCCAGGACATGCAGATTTTCGACGAGGTTTCGTCCCGTCGTCAGTTCTTCGGTCAGGTGGGCAAGGGCGGTGCCGCCCTGGCGCTGCTGGGCTTCGGCGCCGGCACCGAGGCGGCCATGCAGGGCCTGTTCGGCCGGGGCATGATCCCTGCCGCCTGGGCCAGTGAGCCGGTTGAGATCACCGACGAGCAGGCCAAGCACATGCTGGCCGAGTCCGGCAAGGAAGGCCTGATCGTCTACAACCAGCGTCCCATGAACGCCGAGACCCCCGTGCACCTGATGAAGGACGCGGTGACCCCGGCCAAGTATCACTTCATCCGCAACAACGACCTGATCTCCGAGCGCGCCATGCGCAAGGATCCCCAGGGCTACAAGCTGGAGATCGAGGGCGAGGTCAACAAGAAGGTCTCCTTCAGCCTGGACCAGCTGCAGCGCATGAAGACCGTCACCTACCGCGCCCCCATCGAGTGCGGCGGCAACGGCCGTGCCCACTTCGATCCGCCGGTACGTGGCAACCAGTGGCGTTACGGCGCCATCGGCAACTCCGAGTGGACCGGCGTCCCCCTGGCCGACCTGCTGAAGGAAGCCGGCCTGAAGAGCAGCGCCGTGTACACCGGCCACTACGGCGAAGAGCCGGTACTCGGTGACCGTCCGCCCTTCTCCCGCGGCATCCCCATCGACAAGGCCATGGAGAAGCACACCATCGTGGCCTTCAAGATGAACGGCCAGGACATCCCCGCCGCCCACGGTTACCCCGTGCGCCTGGTGGTGCCGGGCTGGTACGGCAGCGCCTCCCACAAGTGGCTGAGCAAGATCGTGATCCGCGACGTCGAGCACGACGGCCGTGGCATGACCGGCTTCTCCTACCGTATGCCCAAGTACCCGGTGAAGCCGGGCGAGCGTCCGCCGGAAGAAGACATGGTGGTGGGCGGTCCCTGGGTGGTGAAGTCCCTGATCACCGGCCCCTCCGCCGACAGCGAGTTCAAGGTGGGTCAGACCATCAAGGTCACCGGCCATGCCTGGGCGGGCGAGAACGAGGTCAAGGAGCTGTGGGTGTCCACCGACTTCGGTCTGAACTGGACCAAGGCCAAGCTGGGCAAGCCCCACAACAAGTACTCCTGGCAGCAGTGGGAGCATGACCTGAAGTTCGCCGGCCGTGGCTACTACGAGATCTGGGCCCGCGCCGTGGACGACAAGGGCAACACCCAGCCCATCGTGCAGCCCTGGAACCCCCGTGGCTACGAGGGCAACATGGTTCATCGCGTCCCCGTGATGATCCAGCCGGCCTGA
- a CDS encoding accessory factor UbiK family protein, with protein MRDTQGLDDLVRKLADLMPEPAKQFQQEMEKNLRAGLASALQRMDLVTREEYEVQTTLLARSRERLAELEARVAALEAALAPGHGSGQSWQKEAE; from the coding sequence ATGCGCGACACCCAAGGCCTGGACGATCTGGTCCGAAAACTTGCCGACCTCATGCCGGAACCGGCGAAACAGTTTCAGCAGGAGATGGAGAAGAACCTGCGCGCGGGGCTGGCCAGCGCCCTGCAGCGCATGGACCTGGTGACCCGGGAGGAATACGAGGTTCAGACCACCCTGCTGGCCCGCAGCCGCGAGCGCCTGGCGGAACTGGAGGCCCGGGTGGCCGCCCTGGAGGCGGCGCTTGCACCAGGGCACGGATCGGGTCAGTCGTGGCAGAAAGAGGCCGAATGA
- a CDS encoding HupE/UreJ family protein: MTPRLIPLALLMLAPGLVLAHPGHGLDAGPSSSALAAGLLHPLLGLDHLLAMLGVGLWASQRALQRQGYGIAGIFLLVLALGFMAGLGSAPGQWIETGILGSVILVGALVALGRNLPAAFGLGLAALFALFHGLAHGAEMGAGLSAPLFAAGFLLSSSALVGLGLLAGRFGQGLMRGSMLVRAGGAGILAAGLVMIWTV; encoded by the coding sequence ATGACCCCGCGACTGATCCCCCTCGCCCTGCTGATGCTGGCCCCCGGGCTCGTCCTGGCCCACCCGGGCCACGGCCTGGACGCCGGCCCGTCGTCCTCCGCACTGGCTGCCGGCCTGCTTCACCCCCTGCTGGGACTGGATCACCTGCTGGCCATGCTCGGCGTGGGCCTGTGGGCCTCCCAGCGGGCCCTGCAACGTCAGGGCTACGGCATTGCCGGCATCTTCCTGCTGGTGCTGGCGCTGGGCTTCATGGCCGGACTGGGCAGCGCGCCGGGTCAGTGGATCGAGACCGGCATCCTGGGCTCCGTGATCCTGGTGGGTGCCCTGGTGGCCCTGGGGCGCAATCTGCCCGCGGCCTTTGGCCTGGGGCTGGCGGCGCTGTTCGCGCTGTTTCATGGCCTGGCCCACGGCGCTGAAATGGGTGCCGGCCTGTCCGCCCCCCTGTTTGCGGCGGGCTTCCTGCTGAGCTCCAGCGCCCTGGTCGGCCTGGGTCTGCTGGCAGGACGATTCGGTCAGGGCCTGATGCGTGGTTCCATGCTGGTGCGCGCCGGCGGCGCCGGCATCCTGGCCGCGGGCCTGGTCATGATCTGGACGGTGTGA
- a CDS encoding urease accessory protein UreD, translating into MSTGWLARLELGFEQDGQRSVLRHRRHEGPLRVQRSFHPEGNTCHSYLIHPPGGVVGGDRLEVAVDVAERAEALITTPAAGKFYRSAGPWARQTQRFRVGADASLEWLPALNILHGGARVRMHNRFDLAPGARLLAWDLVGLGRPGSGDDFSTGALDAGLQVWAGESPLLDERLRLEGGSPALTAPWGLGGHGYLATLLAWPATPSMLADLRTALNETPGPRPGCTLLETASGSGLLVCRWLAPAGEALWEALVASWSVLRPQVLGRPACPPRIWST; encoded by the coding sequence GTGAGCACGGGCTGGCTGGCCCGACTGGAACTGGGCTTCGAGCAGGACGGGCAGCGCAGCGTCCTGCGCCATCGCCGCCACGAGGGCCCCCTGCGGGTGCAGCGCAGCTTCCACCCCGAGGGCAACACCTGTCACAGCTACCTGATCCATCCCCCCGGGGGGGTGGTGGGCGGTGACCGGCTGGAGGTGGCGGTAGACGTGGCCGAACGGGCAGAGGCCCTGATCACCACCCCGGCCGCGGGCAAGTTCTACCGCTCCGCCGGGCCCTGGGCCCGACAGACCCAGCGTTTCCGGGTCGGCGCCGACGCCAGCCTCGAATGGCTGCCGGCCCTGAACATCCTGCACGGCGGCGCCCGGGTGCGCATGCACAACCGCTTCGACCTGGCGCCCGGCGCCCGGCTGCTGGCCTGGGATCTGGTCGGGCTGGGGCGGCCCGGCAGCGGCGATGATTTTTCCACCGGCGCGCTGGATGCCGGCCTGCAGGTCTGGGCAGGCGAATCGCCCCTCTTGGACGAGCGCCTGCGCCTGGAGGGCGGCAGCCCGGCCCTCACGGCACCGTGGGGCCTGGGCGGCCACGGCTACCTTGCCACCCTGCTGGCCTGGCCCGCCACCCCGTCGATGCTGGCTGATTTGCGCACCGCCCTGAATGAAACACCCGGGCCCCGGCCCGGCTGCACCCTGCTGGAAACGGCCTCCGGCAGCGGACTGCTGGTCTGCCGCTGGCTGGCCCCGGCCGGGGAGGCCCTCTGGGAGGCCCTGGTGGCGAGCTGGTCGGTCCTGCGCCCGCAGGTCCTGGGGCGTCCGGCCTGCCCGCCGAGAATCTGGTCCACCTGA
- the ureA gene encoding urease subunit gamma, giving the protein MELTPREKDKLLLFTAALLAERRKARGLKLNYPEAVALISAAILEGARDGRSVAELMSLGGEVLTRDEVMDGVAEMIPEVQVEATFPDGVKLVTVHEPVR; this is encoded by the coding sequence ATGGAACTGACACCGAGAGAGAAGGACAAGCTGCTGCTGTTCACCGCCGCCCTGCTGGCGGAGCGGCGCAAGGCGCGGGGCCTGAAGCTCAACTACCCGGAGGCGGTGGCCCTGATCTCCGCCGCCATCCTGGAAGGCGCCCGGGACGGGCGCAGCGTCGCCGAACTCATGTCGCTGGGCGGCGAGGTGCTGACCCGGGACGAGGTCATGGACGGGGTCGCGGAGATGATCCCCGAGGTCCAGGTGGAGGCCACCTTCCCCGACGGGGTGAAGCTGGTCACCGTGCACGAGCCGGTGAGGTGA
- a CDS encoding urease subunit beta, whose product MIPGEFLLADGEIELNADREGRPFQVTNTGDRPIQVGSHYHFHEVNNALDFDRDAALGLRLDIPAGTAVRFEPGQTRTVSLVPFAGERRVYGFQGRVMGPLPTAPDEPEQTS is encoded by the coding sequence ATGATTCCAGGTGAATTCCTGCTCGCCGACGGCGAGATCGAACTCAACGCCGACCGTGAGGGCCGCCCCTTCCAGGTGACCAACACCGGCGACCGCCCCATCCAGGTGGGCTCCCACTACCACTTCCACGAGGTCAACAACGCCCTGGACTTCGACCGGGACGCGGCGCTCGGCCTGCGCCTGGACATCCCCGCCGGCACCGCCGTGCGCTTCGAGCCGGGCCAGACCCGCACCGTGAGTCTCGTGCCCTTCGCCGGCGAGCGGCGCGTGTACGGCTTCCAGGGGCGCGTCATGGGCCCGCTGCCGACAGCGCCCGACGAACCCGAACAGACTTCCTGA